A window from Balaenoptera musculus isolate JJ_BM4_2016_0621 chromosome 8, mBalMus1.pri.v3, whole genome shotgun sequence encodes these proteins:
- the SLC37A2 gene encoding glucose-6-phosphate exchanger SLC37A2 isoform X4, with translation MRSSLAPGVWFLRAFSRDSWYRGFILLITFLIYTCYHMSRKPISVVKSRLHRNCSGMIQPINDTHSLNDTTWCNWAPFDQSNYKELLGAVDNAFLVAYAVGMFISGIFGERLPLRYYLTAGMLLSGLFTSLLGLGYFWNIHALWYFVLIQICNGLVQTTGWPSVVTCVGNWFGKGKRGLIMGIWNSHTSVGNILGSLIAGIWVDEQWGLSFVVPGVITAIMGLITFFFFIEYPEDVGCSPPQHHGGLEENVDDAEDPGSGPHSNRENGLESAVTSSKEPSAQPAAISFFGALWIPGVVEFSLCLLFAKLVSYTFLYWLPLYIFNVVHFSAKESGDLSTLFDVGGIVGGILAGLISDYTNGRATTCCVMLILAAPMMFLYNYVGQSGISISIVMLLICGALVNGPYALITTAVSADLGTHKSLKGNAKALSTVTAIIDGTGSIGAALGPLLAGLISPTGWNNVFYMLITADILACLLLCRLVYKEILAWKASLSRDRGYREM, from the exons GTACCGAGGCTTCATCCTGCTGATTACCTTCTTAATCTACACCTGTTATCACATGTCCAGGAAGCCCATCAGTGTCGTCAAG AGCCGTCTGCACCGCAACTGCTCAGGGATGATCCAGCCCATCAACGACACCCACAGCCTCAACGACACCACGTGGTGCAACTGGGCCCCATTTG ATCAGAGCAACTACAAGGAGCTCCTGGGGGCGGTGGACAACGCCTTCCTCGTGGCCTACGCCGTCGGTATGTTTATCAg TGGCATTTTTGGGGAGCGGCTTCCCCTCCGTTACTACCTTACAGCCGGAATGCTGCTCAGCGGCCTTTTCACCTCGCTCCTTGGCCTGGGGTATTTCTGGAACATCCACGCGCTCTGGTACTTTGTTCTTATCCAG atCTGCAACGGACTCGTCCAGACCACGGGCTGGCCCTCCGTGGTGACCTGCGTGGGCAACTGGTTCGGGAAGGGGAA gcgGGGGCTCATCATGGGCATCTGGAATTCCCACACATCCGTGGGCAACATCCTGGGCTCCCTGATCGCCGGCATCTGGGTGGATGAGCAGTGGGGCCTGTCCTTTGTGGTGCCCGGCGTCATCACCGCCATCATGGGCCTCAtcaccttcttcttcttcattgaAT ACCCAGAAGACGTGGGCTGCTCCCCACCTCAGCACCAT GGTGGGCTGGAAGAGAACGTGGACGACGCTGAGGACCCTGGCAGTGGGCCCCACTCTAACAGAGAGAACGGCCTGGAGTCtgctgtcacctcctccaaggaGCCAAGCGCTCAGCCCGCTGCCATCAGCTTCTTTGGGGCGCTCTGGATCCCG GGTGTGGTCGAGTTCTCCTTGTGTCTGCTCTTTGCCAAGCTGGTCAGTTACACCTTCCTCTACTGGCTGCCCCTCTACATCTTCAATGTGG TTCACTTTAGTGCCAAGGAGTCTGGGGACCTGTCCACGCTCTTCGATGTTGGTGGCATCGTAG GCGGCATCCTGGCGGGGCTCATCTCTGACTACACCAATGGCAGGGCCACCACCTGCTGCGTCATGCTGATCTTGGCTGCCCCCATG ATGTTCCTGTACAACTACGTTGGCCAGAGCGGGATCAGTATCTCCATAG TAATGCTGCTTATCTGTGGAGCCCTGGTCAACGGCCCTTATGCCCTCATCACCACTGCTGTCTCGGCTGACCTG GGCACGCACAAGAGCCTGAAGGGCAACGCAAAGGCGCTCTCCACCGTCACGGCCATCATCGACGGCACTGGATCCATAG GTGCGGCTCTGGGGCCTCTGCTGGCCGGGCTTATTTCCCCCACAGGCTGGAACAACGTCTTCTACATGCTCATCACTGCCGACATCCTGGCCTGCTTG CTCCTCTGCCGGCTGGTGTACAAAGAGATCCTGGCCTGGAAGGCATCCCTGAGTAGAGACAGAGG